One genomic window of Elaeis guineensis isolate ETL-2024a chromosome 2, EG11, whole genome shotgun sequence includes the following:
- the LOC105047826 gene encoding uncharacterized protein isoform X1, protein MGSGINVKGVVSAKSCCHPHRCFFQRRPSPPPPPLLFFLPASKFQAPIPSLRMSNSQRAIRHVICLSGTNSADNYAPDDSTSSSKEAAFDIALPRRSLMVQFTCDACGERTRRLINRLAYERGTVFVQCAGCLVYHKFVDNLGLVVEYDLREELHGDSDGIAEAGTSNSES, encoded by the exons ATGGGAAGTGGGATAAATGTGAAGGGCGTGGTCTCCGCCAAGAGCTGTTGCCATCCTCATCGATGCTTCTTCCAGCGTCGGCCCTCTCCGCCacctcctcctctcctcttctttctccccGCTTCCAAATTCCAGGCCCCGATCCCCAG CTTGCGGATGTCTAACTCGCAAAGAGCAATCAGACATGTCATCTGTTTGAGTGGAACAAACTCTGCAGACAATTATGCGCCGGACGATAGCACATCTTCATCTAAG GAAGCAGCTTTTGATATAGCACTTCCCAGGAGAAGTTTGATGGTGCAGTTCACATGTGATGCCTGTGGTGAAAGAACTCGGCGTCTTATCAACAGATTAGCCTATGAGCGTGGGACTGTTTTCGTACAG TGTGCAGGGTGTCTTGTGTATCACAAATTTGTTGACAACCTTGGTCTTGTGGTTGAGTATGATCTTCGGGAGGAGCTACATGGAGATTCTGATGGTA TTGCAGAGGCTGGGACTTCTAATTCCGAAAGCTGA
- the LOC105047826 gene encoding uncharacterized protein isoform X4 translates to MGSGINVKGVVSAKSCCHPHRCFFQRRPSPPPPPLLFFLPASKFQAPIPSLRMSNSQRAIRHVICLSGTNSADNYAPDDSTSSSKEAAFDIALPRRSLMVQFTCDACGERTRRLINRLAYERGTVFVQCAGCLVYHKFVDNLGLVVEYDLREELHGDSDEAGTSNSES, encoded by the exons ATGGGAAGTGGGATAAATGTGAAGGGCGTGGTCTCCGCCAAGAGCTGTTGCCATCCTCATCGATGCTTCTTCCAGCGTCGGCCCTCTCCGCCacctcctcctctcctcttctttctccccGCTTCCAAATTCCAGGCCCCGATCCCCAG CTTGCGGATGTCTAACTCGCAAAGAGCAATCAGACATGTCATCTGTTTGAGTGGAACAAACTCTGCAGACAATTATGCGCCGGACGATAGCACATCTTCATCTAAG GAAGCAGCTTTTGATATAGCACTTCCCAGGAGAAGTTTGATGGTGCAGTTCACATGTGATGCCTGTGGTGAAAGAACTCGGCGTCTTATCAACAGATTAGCCTATGAGCGTGGGACTGTTTTCGTACAG TGTGCAGGGTGTCTTGTGTATCACAAATTTGTTGACAACCTTGGTCTTGTGGTTGAGTATGATCTTCGGGAGGAGCTACATGGAGATTCTGATG AGGCTGGGACTTCTAATTCCGAAAGCTGA
- the LOC105047826 gene encoding uncharacterized protein isoform X2, with protein sequence MGSGINVKGVVSAKSCCHPHRCFFQRRPSPPPPPLLFFLPASKFQAPIPSLRMSNSQRAIRHVICLSGTNSADNYAPDDSTSSSKEAAFDIALPRRSLMVQFTCDACGERTRRLINRLAYERGTVFVQCAGCLVYHKFVDNLGLVVEYDLREELHGDSDVAEAGTSNSES encoded by the exons ATGGGAAGTGGGATAAATGTGAAGGGCGTGGTCTCCGCCAAGAGCTGTTGCCATCCTCATCGATGCTTCTTCCAGCGTCGGCCCTCTCCGCCacctcctcctctcctcttctttctccccGCTTCCAAATTCCAGGCCCCGATCCCCAG CTTGCGGATGTCTAACTCGCAAAGAGCAATCAGACATGTCATCTGTTTGAGTGGAACAAACTCTGCAGACAATTATGCGCCGGACGATAGCACATCTTCATCTAAG GAAGCAGCTTTTGATATAGCACTTCCCAGGAGAAGTTTGATGGTGCAGTTCACATGTGATGCCTGTGGTGAAAGAACTCGGCGTCTTATCAACAGATTAGCCTATGAGCGTGGGACTGTTTTCGTACAG TGTGCAGGGTGTCTTGTGTATCACAAATTTGTTGACAACCTTGGTCTTGTGGTTGAGTATGATCTTCGGGAGGAGCTACATGGAGATTCTGATG TTGCAGAGGCTGGGACTTCTAATTCCGAAAGCTGA
- the LOC105047826 gene encoding uncharacterized protein isoform X3: MGSGINVKGVVSAKSCCHPHRCFFQRRPSPPPPPLLFFLPASKFQAPIPSLRMSNSQRAIRHVICLSGTNSADNYAPDDSTSSSKEAAFDIALPRRSLMVQFTCDACGERTRRLINRLAYERGTVFVQCAGCLVYHKFVDNLGLVVEYDLREELHGDSDGKAGTSNSES, translated from the exons ATGGGAAGTGGGATAAATGTGAAGGGCGTGGTCTCCGCCAAGAGCTGTTGCCATCCTCATCGATGCTTCTTCCAGCGTCGGCCCTCTCCGCCacctcctcctctcctcttctttctccccGCTTCCAAATTCCAGGCCCCGATCCCCAG CTTGCGGATGTCTAACTCGCAAAGAGCAATCAGACATGTCATCTGTTTGAGTGGAACAAACTCTGCAGACAATTATGCGCCGGACGATAGCACATCTTCATCTAAG GAAGCAGCTTTTGATATAGCACTTCCCAGGAGAAGTTTGATGGTGCAGTTCACATGTGATGCCTGTGGTGAAAGAACTCGGCGTCTTATCAACAGATTAGCCTATGAGCGTGGGACTGTTTTCGTACAG TGTGCAGGGTGTCTTGTGTATCACAAATTTGTTGACAACCTTGGTCTTGTGGTTGAGTATGATCTTCGGGAGGAGCTACATGGAGATTCTGATGGTA AGGCTGGGACTTCTAATTCCGAAAGCTGA